Proteins from a single region of Ziziphus jujuba cultivar Dongzao chromosome 1, ASM3175591v1:
- the LOC125420646 gene encoding uncharacterized protein LOC125420646 codes for MAETSEESIVDERQELMVSPSGDDGSPILRTAHFLKPSAETFTDEESLDPVSRSRSSLPPKFDPSEWPLNINFNGWPCRPRYWRKWVHFLRHKHQAVWKQAGIYNGIMNSTFEIKKDENVVLGISERWCPETKSFSFPWGEATITLEDVMVMGGYSVLGDSVFSPLETAQMKEIHKKLIQAQTQSGKRKSHTTNQLAWMKMFMGKGSEIEHEAFLATWLSMFVFANSNLIRKVVVPIAIHLARGTRIALAPAVLASIYKDLSLLKKTIVASTKLDRGENGNCVLELNIWSPLQLLQIWALERFTALQAQPNIIKRGDPFFGRWNRIKILKLGDVRSALDSAGKSFKWCPFTTKGVYWNGSTLYGEKAMWVPVGPGLNEQQESFARCLRVSKLVGIDCIEQYLPHRVAMQFGMDQDLPGCVAESNQTPEVAWNNFNKPIGWKKLYIPSRHFEAGVTARYMEWKKKSLDLQDAIKGIVKRPRSGRSSPEKGMKKGKVMQKASEVEINGKDLENPKSLSASIADNRAAGENKLMSKAYSRTTECKCTIKRIITSVDGLKITSNEANERNSGDQDSSGSKSERTRQRHTELEARICRLESSVAMIRAARFGKTKLV; via the coding sequence ATGGCAGAAACATCAGAAGAGTCCATAGTCGATGAGAGACAGGAGCTCATGGTTTCACCCTCTGGTGATGACGGTAGCCCCATTCTCAGAACAGCTCATTTTCTCAAGCCCTCTGCTGAGACCTTCACTGATGAAGAATCCCTTGACCCTGTTTCACGTTCTCGTTCATCCCTGCCACCTAAGTTTGATCCAAGTGAGTGGCCTCTGAATATTAATTTCAATGGATGGCCATGCCGACCAAGGTATTGGAGAAAATGGGTTCATTTCTTGCGGCACAAGCATCAAGCTGTTTGGAAACAAGCTGGTATTTACAACGGGATCATGAATTCAACATTCGAAATAAAGAAAGATGAAAATGTGGTTTTGGGGATCTCTGAGAGATGGTGTCCCGAGACTAAATCTTTCAGCTTTCCATGGGGTGAAGCAACAATCACCTTAGAAGATGTAATGGTTATGGGGGGTTACTCTGTTTTGGGAGACTCTGTCTTCAGCCCACTCGAGACTGCACAGATGAAGGAAATTCATAAGAAGCTGATCCAAGCCCAAACACAATCCGGGAAGAGAAAATCCCATACCACCAATCAATTAGCATGGATGAAGATGTTCATGGGGAAGGGAAGCGAAATCGAGCACGAAGCTTTTCTCGCAACTTGGCTGTCAATGTTCGTTTTTGCTAATTCCAACTTGATCAGGAAGGTTGTTGTCCCTATCGCTATCCATCTTGCTAGAGGAACACGAATAGCTCTAGCTCCGGCTGTTCTTGCTAGCATCTACAAAGATTTGAGTCTGTTGAAAAAAACCATTGTTGCTTCGACCAAATTGGATAGGGGTGAGAATGGAAACTGTGTGTTGGAGCTCAACATTTGGTCACCACTTCAGTTACTTCAGATTTGGGCATTAGAGAGATTTACAGCATTGCAGGCTCAGCCTAATATCATCAAGCGTGGTGACCCATTTTTTGGTAGATGGAACAGAATCAAAATCTTGAAGCTTGGAGATGTAAGATCGGCTCTGGACTCAGCTGGAAAGAGCTTTAAATGGTGCCCATTTACCACAAAAGGGGTTTACTGGAATGGTTCTACACTTTATGGAGAAAAGGCAATGTGGGTTCCAGTTGGTCCGGGTTTGAATGAACAGCAAGAGTCATTTGCTCGGTGCTTGAGGGTTTCCAAATTAGTTGGGATTGATTGTATAGAACAGTATCTGCCTCACCGAGTTGCAATGCAATTCGGAATGGATCAAGACCTGCCGGGTTGTGTTGCTGAATCCAATCAGACTCCAGAGGTTGCATGGAACAATTTCAACAAGCCGATTGGTTGGAAGAAACTATATATACCATCCAGGCATTTTGAGGCCGGTGTCACTGCCCGTTACATGGAATGGAAGAAGAAGTCATTGGATTTACAAGATGCAATCAAGGGTATAGTGAAAAGGCCAAGAAGTGGAAGATCGTCACCAGAAAAGGGTATGAAGAAGGGAAAAGTAATGCAAAAGGCTTCAGAGGTAGAGATTAATGGTAAGGATTTGGAGAATCCTAAAAGTTTATCAGCTTCAATTGCAGATAACAGAGCTGCTGGAGAAAATAAGTTGATGTCAAAAGCATATAGCAGAACTACAGAGTGTAAATGTACAATTAAAAGGATTATAACTTCAGTGGATGGGTTGAAGATAACCTCCAATGAAGCAAATGAAAGGAATTCTGGTGATCAGGATTCTTCTGGGAGCAAAAGTGAAAGAACTAGACAAAGACATACCGAACTAGAAGCTCGGATTTGTAGGCTGGAGAGTTCTGTTGCTATGATACGGGCTGCAAGGTTTGGCAAGACCAAGCTGGTCTAG